Within Phaeodactylum tricornutum CCAP 1055/1 chromosome 26, whole genome shotgun sequence, the genomic segment AACCGAAAGAGTCGCAATTTCGTTCTTTTCTCCGGTCGACACGTTTACGTCTCTACTTGTACGAATGTCAGGTACAGCTTGTTGGATTGCCTAAGTTTTCATTTACAGAATCACGTCTCGTTGACTGCGAGTCGCTACCCGACAAATTGCCCCTCACTATGTTGAGCTGTTCACGAAAAGCCTTGCCTGCGGCTGCCATCGCTGCGAGCCGCCAACAGACTCGTACCGCAACAATCATTACGGTCCACAACCTACTGTACAGAAACACTGCGCTACGACGACTCTGCGCGAACCCTCGCGCCTTTTCAACTCGGGCTCGGTCCCTCAGTTCATCGTCCGCCGGTAGTTCGCTAGACAAGTCTCGAGAAGACCGTGTTTTGGTGGTTGGTTCGGGTGTGGCGGGATCCGCCGCAGCCTTAATCGCCGCCGAGTTGCACAATCTCCCGGTAACGATGCTCTTTGCTGGCGACGTCCCGACCGATTGCAACTCCTACTGGGCACAAGGCGGCATTATCTACCGGAACTACGATCCCCTGGCGGGAGATTCCGCCGCCAGTCTCGCCGCCGACATTCACCGTGCCGGGGCGGGACTTTGCGACGACGCGGCGGTTCAGAAAGTCGCCACGCAGGGTCCCTCGCGTGTCCGACAATTGTTGCTCAACGATCTCGATAACAACCAACGCAACGCAACTTCGCGGTTCGCCAACGTGCCGTTCGATCAAACCGCCGAAGGAACACTGAGTCTGTGTTTGGAAGCCTCGCACGCGGCACCTCGGATTTTGCACAAGGCTGACCACACTGGAGCAATAATTTCCCAGCACTTGGCACAAGCTGTGGCGAATCATCCAAATATTACGCTGCAACCAAACACGATTGTCACTGATTTGGTGCGGGACCCACACGGAGAAATGTGCGTCGGCGTGGAGACCTTACAGACCGTGGGCGCCAATGCGATAGCCCCAGTGGCTCGGACGGAATTGGCCTACCGGGGGGTGGTATTGGCGTCGGGAGGCCTCGCCGGTATATACCAGCACTCTACTAATCCTCCCGGATTCAACGCACTCGGCAGTAGTGTCGGTGTGGCGGCGCGTGCCAACGTACGCGTACAGGACTTGGAGTACGTACAGTTTCATCCCACCGCCCTCTACTTGCCCGATCAGGCGCGCTTTCTGTTGACGGAAGCACTCCGGGGAGAAGGCGCCGTCCTCCGCAACGCTGACGGTGAAGCCTTTGCCCGCCGGTAtcacgacgacggcgaacTCGCCCCCCGCGATATCGTAGCCCGGGCCGTCTTTTCCGAAGCCCAAAACACCAACGACCTTGTCTACCTTGATATCACCCACCGTGATGCTGATTGGGTACGCGCCCGGTTTCCTACCATCCAGGCTCATTTGCAGAACAACACATCCAACGGCTCTCGACCACTGGATTTGGCCACGGACTGGCTGCCCATTACGCCGGCGGCGCACTATACCTGCGGTGGTGTGGCGACCGACCTACACGGCCGAACGTCACTGAGCAATCTATACGCGGCAGGGGAGGCCGCTCGAACCGGATTGCACGGAGGCAACCGATTGGCCTCGACGTCGCTCTTGGAAGGACTTGTCTTTGGAGCGTCGGTTGCCGATTTTTGCGGCAGCGATGAGGGACGCGAGCTCGCCTCGAAAGCGGCGCACCGCTGTGGTCCCAGTACCGAGAGTCTCGTACGCGTCTCGCAACCAAACAGTAAAAGCTCTCTTAGCGACGAGGCTCTTGCAGCGAGGACTCTAGATTTGTTGGGTCAGGTGAAGCAGACCATGTGGGATCACGTAGGAGTTGTGCGCAATCGTACCGGACTCAAGCATGCTGTTGGTACTTTGGAAGCCATTCGGGACGAAGTTTTGACCTTGCCGCTGACGCTCCGCGACACCGCCGCTCTTCGCGATGCGGCCTTTGCGGGACATGCAGTGGCCCAATTCGCCTATACCAACCCTGTATCAGCGGGAGCGCACTGTGTCGTGGAAGCAGCGTCAGCAGTGGATGAAACTGGAGCGACACTTGACGATAGCGATGAAGAGGACCAAACAGCTGAAGCGCGCTTTTAGAGTTTGAGCATGATTTGTTCTCCttgtttgctgttttgttGGTACGGAAGTCGATTcctattgacagtgagccgCCGCAGTACTTGACCACCCAATAATGTTTTTAGGAAGTACTGTTATTTTTGCACATACAACTTGTCAACGTTCTCTGCATGCTGCATTAGACATTAGTCTGATCGGCTGGGATATTGCCTCAAAAAATGTATGACTGATTTATTCTGTGGACTTTCCGGCAACAAAATGCTCCTCTCGCTTCTCATGCAGCTTCCGTGTTTGCAAATCAACAACATTAAATTTATAGTTTTTCTCTTTAGTTAAAAGCCACACACTTACACATATGCGCTCTCTATGCCTTGCGCGATCGAAGGCGGTCCCGCAGTGCTTGTGCGTTCACCGTCTCGTCTTGGGGTTTGCAGCACAAATAGATGGACGTTAGCACTGTGAAGGCTAAGAAGCAGTAAATAAATACGTTGTTCGTCCAGAAGAAGGAAAAGAATTGCAAAAACTGTATCTGTACGCCAAAGATTTGTCGAATTTCTGCAAAGGCTGCGTAGTCGGCAAAGGCCGCCTGCGAAAACTGAACCGCGGGCAAGGCGCACAATAGGACCAGGGCAATATTGAACATAAAGGAACTCATGTAGGTTTTGCCGACTTTCATAGGATGAATGTGAAAGAACAAGAAACGGATGCCAAATTTGAAGCAGCCTTTAAGTGCCGCTAAAAGTAAATACGAAACAAAGAGTGCGACCGACAATACCCCAAATAACGGAAACCACTTGTCAAACCACTCGAAGTAATTGTTCAGAAATGGGGCCAACGGTGGACTGGGGAAGACGTAAACAATTACGTGAATGAACCAGAATATACTGACAATAAAGGCACACAAGCTCAGCAGCAAAGCAATGTAGGGTATCAGGACATTGTACTTCTTGTAATTCACGGTTGCATTCTGAAAGTCCTCCACATCCTGTTCCAAAAGGTAGACAGCCTGTTTGAAACCCAGAACAGCTTGATTTTCATCGCGTGCTGCCTTCCGTGTATCCGAATTTAGCGAGAAGGTGGCAAACGCCGACGTTAGCCCGGCCTGCGCCTTTTGTTCCCGTTCAATCTTGATAAGTTCGCCAATGTCTACCATTTCGTTGACCCGTTCCCGCAGGGACAATTGGGCTTCGGCAAATTCTGCCGCATCCATATGCCGCGGTCGATTTTTGAACATCAAGTACAAGTCCAATGGAAGTGCCGCCAAGCCGATACCTCCAAAAATGGCAAACAGGAACCAGCCCAACCACGCCATGAGTCCAGCATAAAAGGTACTCAAGGACACCTGCAATACCAGGGTCTGCTCGCCGTTGTCCACGACGTTTGATAGGTAGGTGGTATCCGAGTCTCCCCAAGGTTGCAATCCGTCGGAATCGAAAGGAAGCAAATCGTCGGTTGCGTTTCTTTGCGCGGAGTAGGTGAACCCTTGATTAACCTTCCCTAATGCTGGCCCCACGTATTCTTGGACAGGAATTTTCGAGTCCGACAGACTAATGTAAGTGACGGCAAAAATGACACCGATAATGACAAAAACGAACAGTTGATAACATATGGCTTGGCCAATACGCGACTGCCTGACTGGATTGGGTGCGTAGGCGGTGCCGGCCATGAGCATGCCATCGTCGGCCTCGTAATAGAAGGTAGCGAAAGGGATCAAAACAAAGACCCAAATGGGAATCATCCAAAACACAATATCCCACATGAGTTCCATATTGAGCCCACCACATAATCCCGTATCGTAGCCTTCGCAACCTGTAGACAACATCAATAAGAAAACGTTGAGATGCAGTCAACAAATAGATGGAGGTAAAACGGGACTTGTCAGTCGTGCTTCCGTTCTACGTAGAATTTCTACTAGAAACAGCGGATTCCGTGGCTTACCGGCGTAGCCCTCGTTGTTAGCGACATCCAGCGGCAACATGAGGACAGTCGCTCCAGCCAAGACAAAGCCGAGTAAAACGATCAGCTTTGGTACGTAAGCATCATTGTGGTCGTCGGGATGTTGGTAGTGAACCAAGAGATACGAAGCGATGATCAAAAGAATCACAATGGCGACCACGGTCGCGACAATTAAAAAGACATCCACCATGGTTTTTCACGTGACCGTGCTTCCGTTGTGTAATTTGGTAAATCTTGTCCCTTCCCCACCATCTTACTTCCGTTCCGCTCGTGGAGAGCTTGACTATGATTAGCTTTCTATTGCGACACGGCTCATGACACAAAAATAATGTCCGAAAAGTGAAACATGGTTTGGACAGCAAAAGAATATCCACTCTGCTACGGACAGACCGTTTAGTACATTTTCGCGTACAAACCAGTAGTACGTTTTTGGAAAGAGATGTTGCTCATCGACCAAGGAACTACCTATTTAAGCCGAAGCGACTAACTGTAGTTTGAATTACTAAGAGACCGTTTAGAATACTATTGCTGCCAGACAGCCACAATTTATAAAAGGGTTCATTTGTTTCCCTCTCTGCGTCCGGCAAAAGACTAGAAGCTCCATTCCATAAAGACATTTAGAAGCGTCTGATTCCCCCACGCTTCTTGTTTCTCTGTTCATCACTCTGAGATTTCTGACTCGTGGAGGACGCTGAGCCAGCCGTTGCTCCCTTGCTGCTTTCCGGCATGCCGTATGACCCCTTGCTACTTTCCGGCATACCGTATGATCCCTTGCTACTTTCCGGCATGCCGTATGATCCCTTGCTGCCCCCCTTGCTAGGTAAGGATGACTTGGGGTTTGGTGATACAGGAGCTCGTGTCACGGGAGAAGAGGTTGCCGGTGCACCAGTAGCGGGTGGATTGACTGGGGCACGAGTCACCGGGGCATTTGTTAGTGGGGCAGAAACGGGCGCTTCGGTACCTGGAGTAAGAGGTGACAAAGATGGGGATTCCGAAACTTCCGCAGCTATCACTGTTGGTGTTGGGGTAAGTGGGGGCGCCATAATGGGAGCGACCGAGGGTGCATCGGTGACTGGTGCTGGTGCCAAAGGACAGACTTCAATAGGCGGGGCTCCAAGGTCGCTCTATTTTCGTAAAGAGGAAAGGTGAGAAACCCCAGCAAATATCATGTTCCTGGTCGCTCGTAAACTTACAAATACCGTCCATCCCAATTGCGTACCCTCAAACAAAATTGGGAAAATACCACAGTCGTTGTCGTACAAAATGACCCAGCGTTGCTGCAAGTCCTCGTCAAGGCTATTCCGGCCGTTTATGGTCATCAAAAAACCACGAGGAACAGCCATGGGATCAGGACCCAGGCCATTGGCGATTATAGAAGTGTATCGAAAGGTATCGCCACTACGAAAGTCACCAACGATTGGTGTCTGGACTAGGGGCAGTAAATTCTGGTCCAGCTCGAGAACCTGAATATCAGTTACAGAAACTGGCATAAGGTCTGGGTCTCCTGCATCATTAGGATCATTCAATCTCGTAATCCGGCAGGTTGTTTCATTGAGACCCGGACCAATAATCTCGCCCAGATCGCAGTTGGCGGGAAGCGTCGATGCAAAGTCTAACGTAAACTCATAGGTGCTAGGCTGGCACGCGCAGATATCTACGCCTACCTGCGCATCAACCACAGTCCCCGCTAAAGCAACGAGCGCTGCGAGAAAGGTAACGAGTACGGATCGGTTTTGACGCATCGGTGAGCGCACCATAGTGTCGCGCGTTGGTTCAATCATTCTTTTCTCAACTGCTGTTGTATTTGTGAGCCCAGCCAAATATGCCGCCGCAAAGATTTGGCTACAAGCGAAGTGAAATGTTATATAGAGAGAGTCTTTCTCGGTTATCCCAAAGGCATTGATTGCAAGGAAAAGGTCCTTTGCGCTTGTCTACTTTCGACAAAAGAGGCAAACCGTATCCATTTCGGAATGGCCAAAAACGCGGAAGATGTGGTCAATTTTTGCACCTTTTTCCGTTCCGCCTGAACGGATTAGTTGATTCGGGACCGCCACTAATTACTTTAGTCCAGCATTAGGTCGAATAACGGCTGTCTTTTTCGATCTAGCAATTTTTAAGGTCACACATTTCCGAAGGGCTTGATATTTCATAAACGTTAGAATTTTTTGGTCTCTTTCGTAGTAAGTAACCATTTTGATCCCATACACCTCTGGCTATTACTTTCACAGAACTGGAAAAAGTATTGATGACGAACGGGCGGGGGCTTACCGGGgctgcaacagcaacaacaacggaTCGCGTTCAGTACTACCGGTGGCCTAAAAGCAGAGAAAGTTTCCTCACATTTTTCGATGGATGCCAAATAGCGGAAGTCTGACATTGATTACATCAATTGTTAACTTTCTCGTCTGAAACTTGTGTAGCATACCAACAGCGATAGCGAGCTCCGTTTGCGAAACCTATTTATGGTGTAGCAGCGGAGAACGGAAAGCTAAACACTCCCAACCAGAAAGCCTGTATCAAAGTATACGTAAAAATTTGAAGTCAGGATCGCGCTCTGAGGAAATTTTTCTCTTCCGATCGTTGGATCTCGATTTACGTCGGCTAGCCTGAAGAATAGGTTCTGCGGCCTATTGGCATCCAGTTGAGGCGACTTCCGTTGTATGCGAAGCTTTTTCATACAGACGACTACCTAAATATTATATGTCTGAGTCTTGATCTAAGCTATACAGGCATGCCAGTCTTTCATTTCTTCGTGTTTCAAAACTAGGACCGAGCTGAGAGTTGATATTCAcaaattttgttgttcaAAAACTCCGCTAACTTGATTTTGCTTTCGTGTGCGTGGAGAACCAAGCGCGTCTCTCCTCCATAAACAGTCCGAGATGAACATTTTCTTACATCAATGGCTAATTTCCACTATAGGTTAGATTTTGTGATTCAAACCAATTTTTCTATGGTTGATACCGAACTGTTGCCAAATTTGCAATTGTCGAGATGTTGAACTTACTGTGAAAGAAGTAACCATTTTAATTTTCCATTTCCTTAACCTTTTGCAATCCTTATTGCCAACTGTGTCGTAATCATGAAATCGTAAGCTTTATTGCAAAGACATGGCAGCCCACGCGATCGTATAGACGAATCAAGATTCCGTTGTTTTACAATACGGACTGCAGGTGGTCCTCCAACATACCAGTGGCTGCCAAGATTAAGCCGTAGAATGGAGGACTCGGTTTCAAAGGACGAGAGAGAAATTCTGGGTGGAACTGGCATCCGAGGTAGTAAGGATGTTCCGATTGCGGTAACTCTGCTATCTCCATTCGCTCGCCCGTCTCATCTCGGCCCACAAAACGCAAGCCACCGTCGTGGACGGCATCAACCTTTTCTGGATTGACTTCGTAGCGATGTCGGTGGCGTTCCGAAaccatttcttttcctccgtAGAGGCGTTGCGAAACACTCATACTTCCATCGGCAAGGGTGTGTGTAAACTTGGTGGTGCGCGCCCCGAGTCGCATCGTTCCACCCATAGTCTCCTTGTCAATCTCGGGCATGAAAAAAACAAAAGGTTCTGGTGTGGATTCTTCAAATTCTGTTGAATCGGCTTGGTCAATTCCCAAAACGTTCCTGGCGTACTCTACGACCATTGCCTGGAAACCTAGACAAACTCCGAGAATTGGCTTCCTATTCTCACGGCAGTATTTGGCGGCCAAAATTTTGCCTTCCCAGCCACGTTGTCCAAACCCTCCAGGAACAATGACACCGTCTGACGCCTTGAGTTTGTCCCAACTCCCAATGTATccttcttccttttcgtctTCGAGCTGCGACGCTTCAATCCATTCCAACTGTAGACGTACGTTGCATGCGATTGCCGCATGACGCAAGGCTTTATGACCGACAAATAAGAATCCTGCAGCCCAGTGTATTTCCCGATCAAGGCAATCGTCACCGTATGAGATGCTAGTTCGATTGAATGCGCCATGGTGGTCCATGATCCCAAATCTGGATTTAATGGCTTATCGAGGCAAAGTTCCTTGCCCAAAATCTCGTGTAAGTTCTGCTCCTGCAGTAGCCCCGGTACAAAGTAAACATTGTTTACATCATGCACACTCAATACGTTCTTAGCTTGCACGTGGCAAAAATTGGATatcttttgcttggttgGCTCTTGCAAGGGTTCCGTGGAACGGCAGAAAATAATCGACGGACTGAGTCCGAGTGAGCGCAAATCGCGCACTCCGTGCTGGGTCGGCTTGGTCTTTTGCTCGTCACTCAAGACTGGAACAAGCGAGACGAAGCAGAGACAAAAGTTGTCGTGCCCGACCCGGAACTGAAATTGTCGGAgggcttccaaaaagacggaactCTCAATGTCACCGACCGTTCCCCCTACTTCTATCAAGCAAATGTCGGCTTCTTTGCCAGTACCGTCGACAGGAATATACGCGACTTTTTCGAGCCAGTCTTGAATGGTATCGGTAATGTGCGGCACCACTTGCACTGTTTTACCGAGGTAGTCACCACGGCGTTCCGCGAGAATCACCTTGCGGTAGACCTTGCCCGTGGTTAAATTGTGATCACTGGTGAGTTCAATGCCCAAAAAGCGCTCGTAGTTTCCCAGATCAAGATCAGATTCACCACCGTCTCGCAGCACGAAAACTTCGCCGTGTTCGAACGGACTCATTGTCCCGGCATCCACGTTCAGGTAGGGGTCAATCTTGACGGCCGTAACTCGGAGACCGCTGGCCTGGAGCAAACGACCCATACTAGAAATCGTCACGCCCTTGCCCAAGCCCGACACGACGCCACCTGTTACCACAATGTACTTCATCGTACCAGCGTCGTAGCTATTGTTTACTTTGCTCGGGGATTTACGGAAGGAATAGAGTGATTCCAGTTCCTCGTTCCGATCTAATGGCACTGTTGACTGGAAGGAATACCTAGTTCAAGTCAAGGGCCCGCCCGTTTTCCTCAATTGAGCTACCTTTGCAAACTTCTTGGAAGACAGCCTATCCGATTAAAGAAACAGAATCGACAGCGTTCAGAGAAGAGACCGAATGGCTTTTCAAGATTCCAACAATGCGCTCCTCCGTAAAGACGAAAACGCGTAAACCCAACCGGATCGAACTTTGGGCCAGAGTCTACGAATTCTTGCACGCATCCGATGGCGACGGAGCGCCGTGTCTAATCTGTCGACGGCCAGATGCCTGGTCCGTTTGCTTGTTTTTCGTGTCGACAACATCACGGTCAGCGACCAAAAAAGGAATTATAGTTTATTTTGAAATAGTTTGAAAAGTCGAATTATTACGCAGAATCCCATTCTTTCTATCAGGCCGCACTGTGGGAACTACGATGCTGCTTGATTGTAAGTAGCTGGAAATATTCCAGCTATTGGTGAACGTCTCGATACCGACATAACAAGGAAAGCCTATCCAATTTTTGCGAAGGAAAATAGAGTTTTGCGTATACGGTATACAGCGCCAGATATTTACAGTTGGATCAGTCGTACCCTGATCTTGGCGACAGGAAGCCCGATCGTGGGAGGAACGAACCAAGACGCCCGTCTCGGAAAAAAGTATTCCCTTCTCTATAGTTTCTAACCACGCGTTAATTCCTGCCTATTGCATTGTATCAGTCTGCTCGCTTTGGATAGTATGCGTGAGATgaacaacgacgacaccactGGAAACATCGGCGGCTTTGTTTGCAGCTGGAAAGCTGCGCTCTGTCTATCAATCTACCATAGTAAATACTAGATGGTGGAGTACTACACGAAGCCTTGTGGAGAAAGCTAACGGCAAATGCACAATAGAGATACGAACGAACGGCAGGCTGGTATAACAATGTCACGTCGAAAACCATACAATGCTCTGTATATGTGTTATAGTTCTTTTCTTCCAGCTCGTCGTTCGCAGATATTAAACACGGCTCGGGTAAAGCATAACACGGACACGTCCGCCAATGGATTGGGGCGGCAAGTCACGTCGAAATCGGCAACGAACGACACCGTTACCTCCGTGGTGTCGGCAGACTTTGCCCCAGTTGACGCGAAAGGCACCATCGGCGGCCTTGGTGATAAAGGCTACCTTTTTACCCAAATAGAAATCCACATCCTCCTTACTGTCGCATCCCTTGATCTTGATAAGGGAGACCGAGTTGTGCTGGTTGCGGAGACCGCGTTTGTAACCGAGAATGGCGCCGTCCACGTGAAGGCGAGGGGCTCGTTTTTCTCCAGCCATGGTTTGTCCTGAAGTGAAACGGTACGAAAACGGAAACCTGTAATTTTGTATATAACAAGGAGTAGGAAAAGCGTTTGAGATAAGTGAGAACGCATGCGTTGGTTTTTGCGAGAGGTAAGCAAAGGGACGGAATTACGGATCGTCTGCAACAAACGCCAGCCGCAACAGTCACGAGCGCTCTATAGAAGTTTGCTGTAAGAAGGCGTAACATCGAGCCGTAAACATTTCGTCCAGCGCGCTTCACCGAAGCTTTGCGACTACAACTATCTCATATAGATCCTCAATGGAATAGTACAATGCAGGTGCTTTTTCGTTTGGCATGATGCCATGGTGATTCTTACCTCGTTCTTGGTTTTCGAGATCACTGAGAGGAGCTGTGGTGCTGCGGGGGGATCGATCACCAGCCGACTCGGACGGTGCTTGCCGTGCGGCTCCCCGCGACCCggtagagagagagaggcCCGTGTGGGGCGCTCGATCCCGCGGCAAAACACCCCCAACACCGGTTGGACGTAGACTCGGTACTAGAGATACGTTTCCGAGCGAAAACAGGCGACTCAATTCTACACCCATAACCTAGTAATGAGGTAAGCGTACCATCCCCACATTGTTACCGAAAACTAGAGCCCGGCAGACTGTCCCGTACGCGAAAGTGCCGCCGGGGAGGAAACTTTGTACGGTAGTCACACGGTACCGCATACACCACTGTTACTACGCGGGGCGTTTCTCTCTCTCGCTCGATCGCGTACCACCACACCGTCAACGTTTCCAGTGCCAATAATAATCATCTCGTAGTTGTCGTTTTGTTTCTCGTTTGGATTTGTCCATTCTCTTTCCATTCCTTAACAACCTACTCAATCTTTCAAGGTATGGAGTCAATCAGCGTGTCCCGTAATAAGGATGTATCAAACTAGAAACAAGCAACGGTGACGGTCTTTCGCCTCTGCGCTCGTGTCGTCGGAGCACGATGGACAACGAGCATTTGGCGTCATGCGGAGGCAGCATCCGTATCCATTCTCTTTTTGTAGCGACTCGCTTGACGATTCTTCGTTCCCAACTTGATGTCTTTTCTCACACGTATCATCGTCTCATTTCGATTGCTCGTAGATGGTTCGCATGTCCGTTTTGGCAGATTGCCTCAAGACGATTTCCAACGCGGAAAAGCGTGGACGCCGACAGGTTCTGATCCGACCTTCCAGTAAAGTCGTCATTAAgtttttgcaaaaaatgcAAGAGCATGGTACGTCGCTTTGTCGCTCTTGTCTGGTTGTGAATTGCggaacgaaggaaaaagGGTCGCTTGCGAGCGCGCTCGGGGTATGTTTGCCGCGAGCTGCCTAGGACGAGGACCCAAGTAGGACCCTTTTTGATCCACACTTTTTTGGTTTGGAAAAATACACGGCTTCGTTCCCAGAATGACTTTGGCACAGAGACACACACTCACGTGATTATTAAACGCTATTGACTAACACGCCGATCTCTTGTGTCACAATCCAACCAACGGAAAACATTGACTGCAGGCTACATTGGAGAATTCGAGATTATTGACGATCACAGAGCCAACAAGATCGTTGTGGAGCTAAACGGACGACTGAACAAGTGCGGTGTCATCTCTCCCCGATTCGACGTCAAGgtggacgaaatcgaaaagtGGATCGTCAATCTTCTGCCGTCTCGTCAATTCGGACACATTCTGATTTCCACCACGTACGGAATCATGACCCACGAAGAAGCACGACGCAAAAAGACGGGAGGCAAAATATTGGGCTTTTTCTACTAGAGGAAGAATAGACTGATGAAGAAAGGTCAAGCGCGAAACGTCTAATTACAAAATCGTAACAAAGAAAGAAGGATTATATTTACTCCCACTTCGAGATTCACCTGACCTGTTTGCTCCCCCACAAAAAAGCACCATCGTTAGCGTCATCATGATAGTCTTGTACTGTTTGTGGCCAACGTAGAGAGAAATTCGATTGACTACAATGTGCATCGGAGAACCCTCGTGAACTGTAAGCGTGATGCAATTTTTTGCACAGAGTTCGACAACTTCCACTAATACATGCTCTTGGGTCGCTTGGAGGGTGATTTGATCAGTCTCTGCGGGTATTTTCGTAGCATTGTTGTGGCATTTTGAAAATAGAGATAGGGACTGTCTGCCAGAGGTCATCTCCACGGTAGCTTTATTGCCTTTGCCCCTCCATTGCTGTACAATTTGCCAACGAACATTCAAGTCCAGCAGAAACATGATAGAATCCTGAGCTCTATTAATGTaagtgtatttgtagaatacaCGTCATTGAGTAGAATATGGGGGAAGATTCGTGAAGCTCCAATTTAAAATTGTAGGTAAAGCGATGCGTATGGTTGCATCTCGAGGTCAGCTAAACAATTTTCAAACGGAGGCGTTTATGGGAATGGTCTTGTTGTACGGAGCGAGACTTTGCACGCAGACTGACCTGTGATGGATTGGTCTAGGCAAAATTGTTTTCACGCTGTCACATTTCTTCGTTGCTTTAGCTTTTGCGAAGGACAAAGGCAAAggtttttgttccttttctGAGTTAATaaactaatgtaaatgtaaTGTAACCGTAAGGGAGCACGTAGACTGTATCTGCGCAGGCTTCCAAAAATACCCACCATTATTTGAATTTTAAAAAAACCATTGATTACTGACTGGGAGGAGCTCTCCGGTTGAAAAGTATTTCCACCAGAACTATGACAAAGCCTATTCCCGGCAATGCGTAATCAATGTAAGAAGACACATACATGAACAgctttcgctttcgatgGCATGAGAAGTTATAAATTAAAGATGTAATTATGCAAGACACCTCCCGCTTTCATAATATCACGGGTGATCATTAGCAGGGGTATCCCTGTAGCCACATGTCGCAAATTGCTGACTGTAAGTGTACGGAAAGCGTTAAATTATCTTGCTAGAA encodes:
- a CDS encoding predicted protein; the protein is MKYIVVTGGVVSGLGKGVTISSMGRLLQASGLRVTAVKIDPYLNVDAGTMSPFEHGEVFVLRDGGESDLDLGNYERFLGIELTSDHNLTTGKVYRKVILAERRGDYLGKTVQVVPHITDTIQDWLEKVAYIPVDGTGKEADICLIEVGGTVGDIESSVFLEALRQFQFRVGHDNFCLCFVSLVPVLSDEQKTKPTQHGVRDLRSLGLSPSIIFCRSTEPLQEPTKQKISNFCHVQAKNVLSVHDVNNVYFVPGLLQEQNLHEILGKELCLDKPLNPDLGSWTTMAHSIELASHTVTIALIGKYTGLQDSYLSVIKPCVMRQSHATYLEDEKEEGYIGSWDKLKASDGVIVPGGFGQRGWEGKILAAKYCRENRKPILGVCLGFQAMVVEYARNVLGIDQADSTEFEESTPEPFVFFMPEIDKETMGGTMRLGARTTKFTHTLADGSMSVSQRLYGGKEMVSERHRHRYEVNPEKVDAVHDGGLRFVGRDETGERMEIAELPQSEHPYYLGCQFHPEFLSRPLKPSPPFYGLILAATGMLEDHLQSVL
- a CDS encoding predicted protein yields the protein MLSCSRKALPAAAIAASRQQTRTATIITVHNLLYRNTALRRLCANPRAFSTRARSLSSSSAGSSLDKSREDRVLVVGSGVAGSAAALIAAELHNLPVTMLFAGDVPTDCNSYWAQGGIIYRNYDPLAGDSAASLAADIHRAGAGLCDDAAVQKVATQGPSRVRQLLLNDLDNNQRNATSRFANVPFDQTAEGTLSLCLEASHAAPRILHKADHTGAIISQHLAQAVANHPNITLQPNTIVTDLVRDPHGEMCVGVETLQTVGANAIAPVARTELAYRGVVLASGGLAGIYQHSTNPPGFNALGSSVGVAARANVRVQDLEYVQFHPTALYLPDQARFLLTEALRGEGAVLRNADGEAFARRYHDDGELAPRDIVARAVFSEAQNTNDLVYLDITHRDADWVRARFPTIQAHLQNNTSNGSRPLDLATDWLPITPAAHYTCGGVATDLHGRTSLSNLYAAGEAARTGLHGGNRLASTSLLEGLVFGASVADFCGSDEGRELASKAAHRCGPSTESLVRVSQPNSKSSLSDEALAARTLDLLGQVKQTMWDHVGVVRNRTGLKHAVGTLEAIRDEVLTLPLTLRDTAALRDAAFAGHAVAQFAYTNPVSAGAHCVVEAASAVDETGATLDDSDEEDQTAEARF
- a CDS encoding predicted protein, with the protein product MVRMSVLADCLKTISNAEKRGRRQVLIRPSSKVVIKFLQKMQEHGYIGEFEIIDDHRANKIVVELNGRLNKCGVISPRFDVKVDEIEKWIVNLLPSRQFGHILISTTYGIMTHEEARRKKTGGKILGFFY
- a CDS encoding predicted protein; amino-acid sequence: MVDVFLIVATVVAIVILLIIASYLLVHYQHPDDHNDAYVPKLIVLLGFVLAGATVLMLPLDVANNEGYAGYDTGLCGGLNMELMWDIVFWMIPIWVFVLIPFATFYYEADDGMLMAGTAYAPNPVRQSRIGQAICYQLFVFVIIGVIFAVTYISLSDSKIPVQEYVGPALGKVNQGFTYSAQRNATDDLLPFDSDGLQPWGDSDTTYLSNVVDNGEQTLVLQVSLSTFYAGLMAWLGWFLFAIFGGIGLAALPLDLYLMFKNRPRHMDAAEFAEAQLSLRERVNEMVDIGELIKIEREQKAQAGLTSAFATFSLNSDTRKAARDENQAVLGFKQAVYLLEQDVEDFQNATVNYKKYNVLIPYIALLLSLCAFIVSIFWFIHVIVYVFPSPPLAPFLNNYFEWFDKWFPLFGVLSVALFVSYLLLAALKGCFKFGIRFLFFHIHPMKVGKTYMSSFMFNIALVLLCALPAVQFSQAAFADYAAFAEIRQIFGVQIQFLQFFSFFWTNNVFIYCFLAFTVLTSIY
- a CDS encoding predicted protein; amino-acid sequence: MIEPTRDTMVRSPMRQNRSVLVTFLAALVALAGTVVDAQVGVDICACQPSTYEFTLDFASTLPANCDLGEIIGPGLNETTCRITRLNDPNDAGDPDLMPVSVTDIQVLELDQNLLPLVQTPIVGDFRSGDTFRYTSIIANGLGPDPMAVPRGFLMTINGRNSLDEDLQQRWVILYDNDCGIFPILFEGTQLGWTVFSDLGAPPIEVCPLAPAPVTDAPSVAPIMAPPLTPTPTVIAAEVSESPSLSPLTPGTEAPVSAPLTNAPVTRAPVNPPATGAPATSSPVTRAPVSPNPKSSLPSKGGSKGSYGMPESSKGSYGMPESSKGSYGMPESSKGATAGSASSTSQKSQSDEQRNKKRGGIRRF
- a CDS encoding predicted protein, whose product is MAGEKRAPRLHVDGAILGYKRGLRNQHNSVSLIKIKGCDSKEDVDFYLGKKVAFITKAADGAFRVNWGKVCRHHGGNGVVRCRFRRDLPPQSIGGRVRVMLYPSRV